The segment aaaatatgtaggtcgcagctggggctgcgtagccatgggaaatactgcattccttattaatcttcggactcgaagagaagccttattattattaggtatATTATTCATCAATCGAGTAGCCTATATTACTTGTGTCATCTGCTTGAAATGCACAAACTCTTAGCAGAAACATAACTGCAGTGCtacatctaatctagatttattctTTTTGACAACCTCTTCTTGAACTGGTGTTCGTACTCAAAACATCCTAAGATCTGATATGTGTTTTTTATTATGTATTTTCGGGCATAAGCTTAACTTGATAGAgcgccgtttttttttttttttgtttttttttttgctgatcaACGCGCAAgttaacattgtgtttatgtgaaTGTGTTTGTTGTTAGTTTGTGGAATTATTCCCCTTAGCAAGAGCGTCCATATTGTATTGTTGTGTGTCTGATGTATCCAACACCAAGTGTTAGAttcgttcatttttttttttcagcacagTCGGAAAAAATGTCTTGCACGGAGTATTATGTTTCTGTTAAAGATATATGGCTACAACTGGGGAAAGTCGCTGTGTCtgagaaataaaaaacttaATTTCGTAGAGTTTTAAAGGATTGGATTTCCTGACACGTTACATCAATTACAGTATGAGACTAGATTCTTAAagtttacttcttttttttttgtttttgtgctcctttttatattaagtttgtctttgtcctcctctgTGTTTGTATATAGCTCTTCCTTTGTGGTataagatgagcacatttctcatttcctatgaacacgaagatgttCATATCTCGACTTAAAAAGCCgaccgcatacgtggcatgggttgAGTAGGTTTGGTCAATTGAAGATAGGCCTGCTGCTTCTTCTCAGGTTTTTTGTTGGCTCTGCGATCTTTCAAGCTGGCCACTCTCCTTGCTTCGTATCTCGTGACTCgtgaccccccccccgggaaggcgattgtcttgCATGCGGACTACGTGTCTCGCCCATCGAAATCGGGATTTTTTTTACTGTGGCATGGATACTGATTATATTTGACAATTGTTGGATTTCAGTAACTGGTATGTGGCcagaccaacgcaccttatgacTTTTTCTTAGCGTAGGTGGAAGAATTTAAGCTTTTTGATGTGACGGGAATATAAGGTTCGGGGCTCTGGTGCGTATAAAAGTGAAGAAAGCACTACAACAccgtagactttcagttttgtggatatgctgagtctTCTCTGTTGCCTCACTTGtccttgaagtctgccaaaagcagcactggcacgtCCAACACGGAAGTCTATTTCGTCATCTAGCTTTGCATTTGCTGATATGGTGCTTTCCGCCTCTACGTGTCCAGGTGTCTGGTAACTAGAGGTAACACTACATCCGGCTACTGTAGGCCCTACTTCTTATCTTTTGCCTTATAACCAGGTGCAATTTATTCTCAATATTGATATTCTTAAAAATTATTAGGTCTGTTTGATGTACTAATGATTACAATTAGCTCTTTTCGATATTTTGACACTTAATAATCCGACATAAACTCGTGTAGTTAATGCATCTTTAATAGgccttttcatatttttagaatgtaatctagttatatttagtaaagtGATTACAAGCACTTTTAGTAATTTTAGTAATGTCTAGGCCTATATGTATATGTCTATATGCAGAAAATGTTAAGCAGATCTTATGCAACATTtaagaaatgacttttgtttgtttttataatttaaattgttgatattataatttttatttaataattttatggACAAAAGCaccactctttaaaaaaagtctcCTCATTTAGATTCTCTATTTCTGgctacaagtttttttttttcaacgtttgaagtaaaaaaaaaagactgcaaatgaaatagaaatcgATATCAAACATAGAAAGCTGGTGTCCAGTCGCAGATTTAAAGTTAGAATGaaagtttttacaaaaaaaagcatatattCCAAAATACTGACATGTAAACGCCAAAAAACCAGTAACTGATGCTAATGTATTTTCCTGATAATCATGCGattgaacacatttttaaaaataattaattagtgtaTAAATACTGAAAAccttaattgtattttttaaaagacaaaaattcAAAAGAACAACAATATTTTCCCCATCAGTTTTACCAGAATTTCTTTATAGAATGATAAAGTTGTAAGTAGACCACAAACCAAGCAATCATTGAAACATGAGTTTAAGTCCCCAGCTCATTCTACATCCGCCAACTTGGTCGTCTGTGTCATCCATAAATTTTTCTGTCCACTGATTGGCTACAGCGCATAACCGCCTAGAAGATGCATGTCCACACTGTCCCGCAGTACCATCTGGataccaaaaaaagcaaagattgACTAGCTTCATCCAGAGCGGTACCGAGTCTGGCACGACTAATTTCCAAGACATGATGCAGCCTCCTTTGCGATCGTCTGTATCATCTAAGTACTTTAATGTGAAATTGTTTATGCCAGAGCAGAGCAAATTATCCGCTCCACCGCCGCAGAAACTTTTGTCACCTTCCCACCTGTAGCAGATTTGGACATCCTCGAACCAAGAAGGATAACCATTGGAGTGAATGCCCCACTGCATCCAGCAGCCGCCTGCCCTGTCGTCCGTGTTGTCCTGGTAGAAAGGGGTCATGCTGTTTGGCGTTGCGCACAGAAGGCTATCGGCGCCCCCTCCACATTGAGTCCCAATGTGCGTAGCCCACCATTTGAAGCACAGTTTGGTGTTCATGGTAAACCAAGTGGGCGCCGTAATCTCGTTTTGGATGTCACCACTTAACGTTTCCACGTCTTCTAAATCAAGAACCGGAACACTTTTCATTTTAATAACCCTCGCTTCAAGACCATTCAAAACAGGATCGTTAGCCTTTGACCTCGCGGAAGCAACTATTCTTTCCAGCTCTCCTAGATAGCTTCTTAGAACATAATTTTCAACAGCTCTTTCCATGCTCTGTTTCTTGGTCTCATCTGAAATCAAATCACTTATAGGTTTAAGTTCACCAGAGAAAAGCCAAGGGTCGAGGTCCACTGTAGTTTGCCATTCTGACACGCCATTTTGCGCCAAGAGATTAGTGTTTCCTCCATAGTAACGAACAATGTGCGTGGAGGCATTAGTGAAGTTCTGGTCCACTCTCTGACTGCTGCTCCCAAAACTTCCGGTTACCGACATAACGTTTAAAAATGAAGCTTTGGCGTTTGATTCAACTTCTCGATCGGATCTTGAGTAAAAGTAGTCCGACCTGGTTTCTATAACGTCGCGGATGAAGCCGCCGAAATTTCCTCTGGTGAAGTAATGTGTCCCAAAATTAGTGATAAATCGATTATATCCACTGGGGTTCGCTTCAAACGTTCCGGTTAGGAAATTGTCGACGAACTTTTGGGCGTAGACGTCCATACCAACCACCCAGCTGGGCTTGAATTCAGCTTTCAGTGCAGATTCAAAAGTGCCCAGGTCTGAAATGTACCTTGAGGAGTTACTGATggtgttttgcatttttttgaaGGAATTACTTGAAGAGAAAGCGAATTTCCAAAGTGTCCCGCTTAAACCGACTTCTGCAGACAATGACTTCCGGACGTCGTCATATGACTTGTAGAGGTGTACGTCAGCACTGAGCCAGCCTCCTGGGTGTGAGGATAAGTGCCAGATCTGagaatgagggggggggggagaaaggaaacacaaaaattaaaagatatttatattctctctctctctctctctctctctctctctcaatcaatcaatcttttTCGTTTCTTTCTCTAGATCTCTTTTTAATTATGTCTATGGGTAGGGAGGCAGTTTATATAAATCTGATCTCTATCTATGGCAAACGGTTaactggccagcacaacgaccaaccggaTTTAATTCCAAGCTTGTCAGGTACCTATTTGGGGGAACTCAAGaacatcctaaaaatcccgaattcAAAATTCcggtcttcatcgagattcgaactcaaTAACCTAGggtcggaagccaagcaccACCTTTCTTTATGTCCCCAGACATAAATcacaaatctttatttttttagacgtgtcttgtttaaaaacaatttagaaaATCTTCCAtcgatttgtatttttttttctaacaaaaaaaagtgtgatTGTCATTTTGTCAAAAcgtgtttttcatttttatacacACCacctataaataataaacataggCCTACTGTCAAGGCGCTTTAAAAATTATGAGTCAAATAGACTGGTAAAATTATAAGacttaaaataataaacatacaTAATAATGAAACTAATAGACCGAAAAGATAAATGAGACTAATAGTTTAAAATATGTAGGCTACGCTGTATACATGTTAATTATTGGTAAGGAGAATTAGAATTGAAatcggagtttagtgactgatttttagcggcccccgtaaggggaaaaagccgctattaggtttgtgcaaaatgtccgtctgttcgtctgtctgtctgtccgtctgtcacactcagatctcaaaaactagaagagatgaaaaatattatttcatcattaaatgcggcttgaaaagtttaggtgcaacggctacttttggttttctaaaagcaaaccgtttaatttataaaattaattatgcaagcgattttttcataaaaatacaccaattctaaaacaattacgtaaatgtaagggagacaatgttacaatatgctaacaaagatcgacaatttttgtgtattttcattatcactaagtcaaatatattttaaaaatgaacaggaaatgtttacaacaaataaaaataatagttaaagatgttttttctggtcaactagctgctaaaattaaaagaaaacatttctgtttgtttataaaggctaataatgcactttgtatgtaaatatcaggcacactttttttaaatggactttttatgcttcgattttcgtgcagtagcgtaacgtcgcaacatgaccgggtgctaaaccaattccttaaacctttttaaaaaatcagattttatttattttttgtttagtgcccccatccgaataaaagaagcttatttttgtgcgttttgtctgttggtcggtctgtccgtcacgattagattaaaaaaactagaactctaaaagctattgaaaatctgatttaccctttaatgttcctcccgtaacatctcaattagttttaagtatctaaaattgattgttccggatttttttgtgcaaaactaatcaacgccaacaaatgtttgtttgctctactaacttatattacattcaatttccatgcttaaacgttgcaaaaaacacaatatcaataatatgttgttccgttttttatgtaaatagcatattaatgctaaatcaaaatctctatactgacttatatttcattaagtgtaaaaatgttccggatattgttttataaaacatgaattatgcctaattattgtttgaaatcgcataatttactaatattacacttatattatttgacaatgcgttactataatttggttattaatatcaaattgttccgtattttcatccttaaacaaatttttaaaatatcgacaataggttgttcagggctttaaaaaaaagtaatttactagaattgattactgaaaattactttttagacatttaattttcttgctgaaacataacatagaagttttgtaatcgataaagaatgttccgaattttgtttcttacaaatcgtcgccagaaatttccgaatttatttaaaaatctactaacgccaaataattgtttgaactccctcttctaattaataaacaaataatcttctcatttacgaaataatgtttttacggatttttatgaaaaatattttaactcacttctctcttacagtacatttaactttctacctaaaacattaaaaaatctaattatcgttaatattatgttccgatttttaaggaaaacagaatccaaacaccaaagtaaggtatgaaaatctctccacgtggctgtagtacctctaatttttatacgagaccatccaaaaaatttaattaacggtattacatttatctgaaattctctttttcttttattatttatacaaacattcggaacaatctattatataaacttttcaattgtgttcatacctaaaaattattgcgatgttttgaaacgtaaaataaaggttaatcaatttttaataacttttagttgttgtttttttttatatcaagatgacggaaagaccgactgacagacaaaacgcaaaaacaatgcggctttgatcctctttaaataaattctattagaactcagtgcatcaatgtctatgaaccctcgttaaatatctcgtgtaattaaagacatttttttatggtaccggtactagcctattgtgaggtaatggaattttttttctttgacgtcatatgaatggactctttaaatgtaatgctaaaagaacgcactctgtgcaccaatgtctattaaccctcgaaaaattgctcgtattgatgaaaacatattttagtctaactaagccgtgtgacgtagtgttttttttccctttgacgtcatatggaatggattctttaaatgaaatgctaaaagaacgcactcggtgcaccaatgtctataaacactcgataaatggctcgtattgatgaaggtgatttttattctagctaggccgtgtgacgtagtgttgttttttcctttgacgtcatatggaataaattctttaaaagaaatgcttaaagaacgcactcggtgcactaaagtctatgaacactcgataaacggctcgtattgatgaaggcgatttttaatctagctaggccgtgtgacgtagtgtttttttttcctttgacgtcatatggaatgaattctttaaaagaaatgcttaaagaaacactcggtgcaccaaagtctatgaacactcgataaatggctcgtattgatgaaggcgatttttagtctagctaggccgtgtgacgtagtgtttttttttccctctgacgttatatggaattaattcttcaaatgaaatgaaaaaaaaactcgctatagtaatgtttattaagcctcgttatgtgactcgcgtttaaaaaaggaatgatatcttgatttagatctaatctagattttttaaactagatctagatttttattacagtatatctagatctggatttatattctaattaaaattattttaaagtctagatctagaatttctagatctagtagatctagtttagactaaaatagactagattaagatgtagaatttcaatttctaaacttaaagtgtaaaaaaaaagtgtagattttcatttccaaacgttttgatcaatattgcaatgttataataaactaaaactaatctactattttttatttaatttaaatttaaatttacggcaaatgaatctttgaaacattattacttttgaccatcagaattaaattacctcttgaatattatttgcgaatatgcagatccgacagggatccgacttcgacgggagccgcctctgagtttgtgtaacacaaactctctttgtaatcttgtttttgcTTTgcctttgtttattttaggtgagattttaatacttaaccatcacttgccccagcacagacAAGGGGgtgttgagtttaaaccccctagcAGGGGgctttgcagttaaatccccctcttctatacaacaaaatataaaaaaatgcaaacgacaattccaaaattccaagagcacagctaaggaagattttgattttaaaccctcCACCGAAATTTAGGATAAAaccccttcttcaatataaaaaaagaaaattacacactcaaaattctatgagcgtagccaaaggggttttgagtttaaaccccccttcagcggggtttgaagctaaaaattatcatcatcatcgttcctttgagttcctcatggaacatagggccccagtaaaaacacgccactctctacggtctcttgctagttgtttgatggtttcccagctctttcccgtcctctcggcttcctctagtatatataaaaaattttggcggggggtgggggggggaggagaaaagATTCCCACCCACCTCACACatcgaaaaaaatcctggctacgcccatgccgtgaagtattgtttattatttacattaaattcatctatgtctttatgttttatatgttttgtgTATTTAGGCTCTCTACTgtcacaaaaagaaaatatacgaTCCGGTAACTGGTACATTGaagtatttatgtttttatCTGTATTTACTGCATCTTtaatatggtgcgcaaaggtgcactcGTTCAAGTACCTGATCGGGTAACTGGTACACTGGAATATGTGTGTTTTACAATTAGACTATTTACTGCCATAAGAAGACTATACCTGATCAGGTAACTGGTATTCTTTTCCCTCAGGCGTCTTCCAAGTCCTCGTCTCATCACATGTAAAGTTTAAAACTGGGCTCATGAAACCATCGTTCCCAGAATCCTCGAGAGGGACAAGGTCAAGCCTTGTGATGTCCACGCCTCTGACCATCTTATGTATCCCAGGAGGTGGATTGGTGCACTGTTTGGCGGTCGCAAACTtgattagaaaagaaaacacCATCCAACAGGTTGCTGTAACGCGAGGGTCtagcatatttaattttaaaaaaacaaacaaatctgcAAAATTCAGAAAAAGATAGTCAATACGTGTCAGTTCATTAAATCACAAGACGACTATATTTAATAATTGCTATTTGTGTGAAGCACTTTCGGAACCTGAGCCAACTAGCCTGTTTGTATAATCCATGAAGATATTGGTTTATTGTAAGTACTCGTTTATTTGTAAGTAACCTAGCCATGGTAAATCGATGTcgcaatatataattattattattctattaacaaaataaaataaattgttctttgctctttgaaacttttttttccttttgctaAAAAGAGATTATCTTAGTTCTGTGgtttctttttagcggccccagaaaTGGAAAAGGCCGCTATTAGTTTCATAGATCCTACTACGgttagatctcaataataaaaagatattatgatattttagatgttacaaagttctggtgcaacgactaatttttttattttctagaagCAAACcgaattttaaaagttaattatgcaagcattttcttttcataaaaataagccattttttacaactatttactgttaataataataaactagattacaaagacagtttgtgtggaaacacaaactcaaaatcggcccccgaagtggtccacccaggcaggcttcaatattttcagaaagaacatccaaatgaaattatatcaaagacaaatgagagataagaatggagaaagaaggttgacagatcttgtgtagtgccccaacggtacagcagatcaaaggataggtgcaagtgaatgcaaagttagatgtgaacctggcctaactagttcccctttcagaccttgtggtctatagggcagatgatgtaaagtacatctgtttttgtggcctacggttaacgagggtgtcatgtagccagcacaacgaccaaccgcctttacttttcccca is part of the Biomphalaria glabrata chromosome 2, xgBioGlab47.1, whole genome shotgun sequence genome and harbors:
- the LOC106078647 gene encoding perivitellin-2 67 kDa subunit-like, producing the protein MLDPRVTATCWMVFSFLIKFATAKQCTNPPPGIHKMVRGVDITRLDLVPLEDSGNDGFMSPVLNFTCDETRTWKTPEGKEYQLPDQIWHLSSHPGGWLSADVHLYKSYDDVRKSLSAEVGLSGTLWKFAFSSSNSFKKMQNTISNSSRYISDLGTFESALKAEFKPSWVVGMDVYAQKFVDNFLTGTFEANPSGYNRFITNFGTHYFTRGNFGGFIRDVIETRSDYFYSRSDREVESNAKASFLNVMSVTGSFGSSSQRVDQNFTNASTHIVRYYGGNTNLLAQNGVSEWQTTVDLDPWLFSGELKPISDLISDETKKQSMERAVENYVLRSYLGELERIVASARSKANDPVLNGLEARVIKMKSVPVLDLEDVETLSGDIQNEITAPTWFTMNTKLCFKWWATHIGTQCGGGADSLLCATPNSMTPFYQDNTDDRAGGCWMQWGIHSNGYPSWFEDVQICYRWEGDKSFCGGGADNLLCSGINNFTLKYLDDTDDRKGGCIMSWKLVVPDSVPLWMKLVNLCFFWYPDGTAGQCGHASSRRLCAVANQWTEKFMDDTDDQVGGCRMSWGLKLMFQ